In Balneola sp., one genomic interval encodes:
- a CDS encoding DUF885 domain-containing protein: MQNLILFSVAAVLAFTPQKELSAQVSSSVEDLITIYREDAGALSRKYAVEHSEQYISRFSDLYSDWLNRLGEINFRELDRSSQVDYLLLKNDLERSQYFLQADQKRFNELKKYIPAPQSVMDFITQRRSGVSMEGKQVANWFNAWNTETEALHAALKNTTVFSKKDAGFLANIIEERREAIEEAYEFYYGYDPDFTWWVEEPFNALETSLEEYEEAVQNHFDQEKEQTDESGIVGSPIGEEEIIRRLGFEMISYNPQQLIDIANEQYAWTYNEMLKASREIGYGDDWKAALEHVKKTYVPAGEQPPLVKDLAEEAVTFLEERDLLTIPPVAKESWRMVMLSPEWQKIAPFFLGGEVVRIAYPTNTMTHDEKMMSMRGNNPHFSKAVVHHELIPGHHLQQFMNRRYETHRQNFRTPFWTEGWALYWEFVLWEKDFPNNPEDKIGMLYWRMHRAARIVFSLNYHLGNWSPQECIDYLVDKVGHEYANAEAEVRRSFEGNYGPLYQIAYMVGAMQFYSLRLELVESGEMSEKEFHDFILQNGSIPVAMVKALMTDQGLTNDFKSNWKFGDYIEGM; encoded by the coding sequence ATGCAGAATTTAATTCTATTCTCAGTCGCCGCCGTTCTGGCATTCACTCCTCAAAAAGAGCTATCAGCTCAGGTATCGTCTTCAGTGGAAGACTTAATTACCATCTATCGTGAAGATGCCGGAGCTCTTTCAAGAAAGTATGCCGTTGAACATTCAGAGCAGTATATATCCCGCTTTTCTGATTTATATAGTGATTGGCTGAACCGCTTAGGTGAAATCAATTTTCGCGAATTGGATCGATCTTCTCAAGTTGACTACCTCCTTTTAAAAAACGACCTCGAACGTTCTCAGTATTTCCTTCAGGCAGATCAAAAGAGATTTAATGAACTCAAAAAATATATCCCTGCCCCCCAATCCGTTATGGATTTCATTACCCAAAGAAGATCCGGCGTTTCTATGGAAGGCAAACAAGTAGCGAACTGGTTCAATGCGTGGAATACTGAAACCGAAGCTCTACATGCCGCTTTGAAAAACACCACCGTCTTCTCAAAAAAAGATGCGGGCTTTCTAGCCAATATCATTGAAGAACGAAGAGAAGCCATCGAAGAGGCTTATGAATTCTATTATGGCTACGATCCTGACTTTACCTGGTGGGTAGAAGAACCTTTCAATGCCTTAGAAACATCACTCGAAGAATATGAAGAGGCTGTTCAGAATCACTTTGATCAGGAGAAAGAGCAGACCGATGAAAGCGGAATCGTGGGAAGCCCGATTGGGGAAGAAGAAATTATCAGACGATTAGGTTTTGAGATGATTTCCTACAATCCTCAGCAACTGATTGATATCGCCAATGAGCAATATGCCTGGACGTACAATGAAATGCTTAAAGCATCTCGCGAAATTGGGTATGGCGATGACTGGAAGGCAGCTTTGGAGCACGTCAAAAAAACGTATGTGCCGGCCGGAGAGCAACCGCCTCTTGTTAAGGATCTTGCCGAGGAAGCCGTTACTTTTTTGGAAGAAAGAGACCTGTTAACCATCCCTCCTGTTGCAAAAGAAAGCTGGAGAATGGTGATGTTAAGTCCGGAATGGCAGAAAATAGCCCCCTTCTTTTTAGGCGGTGAAGTTGTGCGTATTGCTTACCCTACAAATACTATGACTCATGATGAAAAAATGATGAGTATGCGTGGCAATAACCCTCACTTTTCGAAAGCCGTTGTTCATCATGAATTGATTCCCGGACACCACCTGCAACAGTTTATGAACCGCCGATACGAAACCCATCGCCAAAATTTTCGCACCCCTTTCTGGACCGAAGGCTGGGCTTTGTATTGGGAATTTGTTCTTTGGGAAAAAGATTTCCCCAATAATCCGGAAGACAAAATTGGCATGTTGTACTGGAGAATGCACCGGGCTGCCCGAATTGTTTTTTCTCTGAACTATCATTTAGGAAATTGGTCCCCACAGGAATGTATTGACTACCTCGTGGATAAAGTCGGCCATGAATATGCCAATGCGGAGGCTGAAGTCCGCCGATCTTTTGAAGGTAACTACGGACCGCTGTATCAAATCGCCTATATGGTTGGTGCCATGCAGTTTTATTCTTTGCGACTGGAATTGGTAGAATCAGGAGAAATGAGTGAAAAAGAATTCCATGATTTTATCCTGCAAAATGGAAGTATTCCTGTTGCCATGGTGAAAGCATTAATGACGGATCAGGGACTCACTAACGACTTCAAATCGAACTGGAAGTTTGGGGATTATATTGAGGGGATGTAA